A part of Maridesulfovibrio hydrothermalis AM13 = DSM 14728 genomic DNA contains:
- a CDS encoding CBS domain-containing protein: protein MLVGDWMTEKVLTLPPGAPILDAVEMMRDAGIRQIPVTEASGLVVGIVSDRDVRDAMPSKFLPGDNTAKGEGLLGLKIKDIMTHDPYIVSPETCMEVAAETLLENKIGGLPVVDDLGLVGIITEVDIYRFLTTVTGVGRGSSQFAFILEDTASALEDLLSDLWARGVRLSTVFTSYEGVEQGQRRVFIWVQRQDDSAVDSLVMHLKRTYNLKYHVHRGETYKTEF, encoded by the coding sequence ATGTTAGTAGGGGATTGGATGACTGAAAAGGTGCTGACTCTTCCACCGGGCGCACCGATACTTGATGCTGTGGAGATGATGAGAGATGCTGGAATAAGGCAGATTCCTGTGACTGAGGCATCAGGGCTTGTCGTCGGAATTGTTTCTGACCGGGACGTGCGCGATGCTATGCCTTCAAAATTCTTACCGGGCGATAACACTGCTAAAGGTGAAGGGCTTCTGGGGCTGAAAATTAAGGATATCATGACTCATGATCCATATATTGTATCTCCTGAGACCTGTATGGAAGTTGCAGCTGAGACTTTGCTTGAGAATAAAATCGGCGGCCTGCCGGTTGTTGATGATTTAGGTCTTGTCGGCATTATTACTGAGGTGGATATTTACAGATTTCTGACCACGGTCACAGGAGTAGGCAGAGGCAGTTCGCAGTTTGCTTTTATTCTTGAAGATACAGCCTCTGCGCTGGAGGATCTTTTAAGTGACCTGTGGGCAAGAGGGGTAAGGCTTTCAACCGTATTTACTTCTTACGAAGGAGTTGAGCAGGGACAGCGCCGTGTTTTCATCTGGGTCCAGAGACAGGATGACAGCGCAGTTGATTCTTTGGTTATGCATCTTAAGAGGACATACAACCTCAAGTATCATGTCCACCGCGGGGAGACATACAAAACTGAATTTTAG
- a CDS encoding response regulator has protein sequence MGEDNIPFESDELLFAEEPSVEVMEAKSSSKSWKILIVDDEVDVHSTTRLVLDDFSFEGAGIQFLSAYTAEEALDIMKEHADIAVILLDVVMETNHAGLELVKIIREELENQMVRIILRTGQPGQAPERKVILEYDINDYKHKAELTAQRLFTSVLSALRSYRDILVIEQNRKGLKHIIEASSDLFQQKSVGRLAQGVLTQVISLMGLRDSVYMKGNGVAVSSPDKDDMHIIAATGRYASCHDSVEECGEISDVTRARFKEICDIGHGCFMGNDYIGYLPTRLKGSHLLYVEGGGVAFSEQDEDLLRVFSDNVGIAFDNIYLNQEVLDTQKEIVRMLGEVVEFRSKETAFHVIRVSEIARILGTAMGLDQRVVDELYYASPMHDVGKIGIPDSILLKPGKLTSDELKIMRTHTDIGYNILRASHRKLLKTAATIAHEHHEYWDGSGYPQGLKGDAISIAGRIICVTDVFDALCSERVYKSAWPVDRALEYLKANSEIMFDPALVELFFDSLDEIMEIRKSYQD, from the coding sequence ATGGGCGAGGATAATATTCCCTTTGAAAGTGACGAGCTTCTTTTTGCCGAAGAACCATCTGTAGAAGTTATGGAAGCGAAGAGTAGTTCCAAGAGTTGGAAAATCCTTATTGTGGATGATGAAGTTGACGTACATAGCACCACTCGTCTTGTTTTGGACGATTTTTCTTTTGAGGGCGCAGGGATTCAATTCTTAAGTGCTTATACCGCTGAAGAAGCTCTTGATATAATGAAGGAGCATGCGGATATAGCAGTGATTCTTCTTGATGTAGTCATGGAGACCAATCATGCCGGACTGGAGCTGGTCAAGATTATAAGGGAAGAGCTGGAAAACCAGATGGTCAGGATTATTCTACGCACCGGTCAGCCGGGGCAGGCCCCTGAGCGTAAGGTTATCCTTGAGTACGACATTAACGATTATAAACATAAAGCCGAACTTACTGCTCAGAGATTGTTTACATCTGTCCTTTCAGCCCTGCGCTCATACAGGGATATTCTGGTAATTGAGCAGAACCGCAAAGGTTTGAAGCATATTATTGAGGCCTCCAGTGATCTTTTTCAACAGAAGTCTGTGGGACGACTGGCCCAAGGGGTTTTGACTCAGGTTATCTCTCTTATGGGGTTGCGGGATTCTGTTTATATGAAAGGTAATGGAGTGGCGGTGTCCAGTCCGGATAAGGATGATATGCATATTATTGCAGCTACTGGAAGATATGCATCCTGCCATGATTCCGTGGAGGAATGCGGCGAAATTTCAGACGTTACGAGGGCTAGATTTAAGGAGATATGTGACATTGGCCACGGCTGCTTTATGGGGAATGATTATATTGGATATCTGCCTACCAGATTGAAAGGGTCTCACCTGCTGTATGTAGAAGGCGGCGGGGTTGCTTTCAGTGAGCAGGATGAAGATCTTCTGCGTGTCTTTTCTGATAATGTGGGTATAGCCTTTGATAATATTTATCTCAATCAGGAAGTTCTTGATACTCAGAAAGAAATAGTACGTATGCTTGGCGAAGTGGTGGAGTTTCGTTCAAAAGAAACAGCATTCCATGTTATCAGGGTTTCAGAAATAGCCCGTATTTTAGGTACGGCAATGGGGCTTGATCAGCGGGTGGTTGATGAACTTTATTATGCTTCACCTATGCATGATGTAGGTAAAATCGGTATTCCTGATTCCATCTTGCTTAAACCCGGAAAGCTTACTTCTGATGAACTTAAGATCATGAGAACCCATACAGATATCGGCTATAATATTTTACGGGCAAGCCATAGAAAGCTGCTTAAAACCGCAGCCACCATTGCGCATGAACATCATGAGTATTGGGATGGATCAGGATATCCGCAAGGGCTTAAAGGTGATGCCATCAGTATTGCCGGAAGAATCATTTGCGTGACTGATGTTTTTGATGCCTTGTGCAGTGAGCGGGTATACAAGAGTGCATGGCCGGTTGATCGCGCCCTTGAGTATCTGAAAGCAAATAGTGAGATTATGTTTGATCCGGCGCTTGTGGAGTTGTTCTTTGATAGTCTTGATGAGATTATGGAGATAAGGAAAAGCTATCAGGATTAG
- a CDS encoding ribonuclease catalytic domain-containing protein: MSLFKEGRYIAPGNIVEFMHGNQPQLAFVIEEQAGKVMLYTINKRETKMPAARVLPWIGPQYSPTATRQEMLDFLVSHQEKRGEIQAGLDTMEIWELAQGELEKAPLEWFAGLLWEKPETDQISALGRAMIAAKTHFKFQPPEFVIYTQDKVDLRLQQEAEEKSREKIMTAGQELFKNIWAARESGGKIRPDQIPDMSEEIADGLKSFLMDRVSGLNEEKSNKMWSALRKGLPDHPHLPLLLAQGWGIIPQHHNYLFDEADYCSDDSWSDKYTDEINRLTDAVETKAAAPCPLPMRSIDAATTKDIDDAFNLIKKDDGGYTLTIALARPCMDWDFGGELDQAVMKRGTSIYLPEGTSHMMPEALGIGALSLFAGELRPALITTFEIDQLGVVTSVSPHTGWVKITDNSTYIAVEQMLRDGSDDEMALAFELSEKLLELRIKNGAVVIRRPEPELSLDGWPEKTSVKISTKEDTARADQIISEFMILANSGLGKFAEDHGFPLLYRTQDIVLPSDLSGIVTEPHEIFQRVRQMVPPQMETVPKKHATLAVTGYSPITSPLRRYADFINMAQLCHYLMEEQPKWDSDELKALADTLQLRLQSVIKIQRFRPRYWKLLYLLQNKKQWQHAVIVDDSGPLTTLAMPEIQINVRVPRPMLGDKLYPGQMFQIRFNRIDPLTNELRVVEAMEE; this comes from the coding sequence ATGTCCCTATTCAAGGAAGGGCGATATATCGCGCCCGGAAATATTGTTGAGTTTATGCATGGCAACCAGCCACAGCTTGCATTTGTTATTGAAGAACAGGCCGGTAAGGTCATGCTCTACACCATAAATAAGCGTGAAACGAAAATGCCTGCAGCGCGGGTTCTTCCGTGGATCGGACCGCAATATTCCCCAACTGCTACGCGGCAGGAAATGCTTGATTTTTTAGTCTCCCATCAAGAAAAACGCGGCGAAATTCAAGCCGGGCTTGATACCATGGAAATATGGGAGCTTGCTCAGGGCGAGCTTGAAAAAGCACCATTAGAATGGTTTGCCGGACTTCTCTGGGAAAAACCGGAGACCGACCAGATTTCCGCTCTTGGGCGGGCCATGATTGCCGCCAAGACTCATTTCAAATTTCAGCCGCCTGAATTCGTGATCTACACGCAGGACAAAGTAGACCTGCGCCTCCAGCAGGAGGCTGAAGAAAAATCCCGCGAAAAAATTATGACGGCAGGTCAGGAGCTTTTCAAAAATATCTGGGCTGCGCGTGAATCGGGCGGGAAAATAAGACCGGACCAGATTCCAGACATGTCTGAAGAAATTGCCGATGGTCTTAAATCTTTTCTCATGGACCGTGTTTCCGGACTGAATGAAGAAAAATCCAACAAAATGTGGTCCGCACTCCGCAAAGGCCTGCCTGACCACCCACACCTGCCTTTGCTGCTGGCACAAGGCTGGGGGATAATTCCCCAGCACCATAACTATCTTTTTGATGAAGCAGACTACTGCTCTGATGACAGCTGGTCAGATAAATATACTGACGAAATAAACAGACTGACTGACGCAGTTGAAACCAAAGCCGCAGCCCCATGCCCGCTGCCCATGCGCTCTATTGATGCAGCAACGACAAAAGACATTGATGATGCCTTCAATCTGATAAAAAAAGATGACGGCGGCTACACTCTGACAATCGCCCTTGCACGCCCCTGTATGGACTGGGATTTCGGTGGTGAACTTGATCAGGCGGTAATGAAACGGGGAACCAGTATCTATCTGCCGGAAGGCACCAGCCATATGATGCCTGAAGCATTGGGTATCGGAGCTTTAAGCCTTTTTGCCGGAGAACTGCGTCCTGCTCTCATCACAACTTTTGAAATTGATCAACTGGGTGTCGTCACCTCCGTGTCTCCGCACACAGGATGGGTGAAGATTACCGACAACAGCACCTATATAGCTGTTGAACAGATGCTCAGAGACGGTAGTGATGATGAAATGGCTTTAGCCTTCGAATTGTCAGAAAAACTTTTGGAACTGCGCATCAAAAATGGTGCGGTGGTTATTCGCCGGCCGGAACCGGAGCTTTCCCTCGATGGATGGCCCGAAAAAACTTCCGTTAAAATTTCCACAAAGGAAGATACCGCCCGCGCCGACCAGATTATCAGCGAATTCATGATTCTGGCAAACTCCGGATTGGGTAAATTTGCTGAAGATCACGGCTTTCCCCTGTTATACAGAACTCAGGATATTGTGCTGCCCTCTGATTTGAGCGGCATTGTAACCGAGCCGCACGAAATTTTTCAACGTGTCCGGCAGATGGTTCCCCCGCAGATGGAAACCGTCCCCAAAAAACATGCGACTCTTGCTGTGACCGGATACAGCCCTATCACGTCTCCGCTGCGCCGCTATGCAGACTTTATCAACATGGCTCAGCTTTGCCATTACCTGATGGAAGAACAGCCTAAGTGGGATAGCGATGAACTTAAAGCTCTGGCTGACACTCTGCAACTCCGCTTGCAGTCAGTCATAAAGATTCAACGATTCAGACCCAGATACTGGAAACTGCTCTACCTGCTGCAAAACAAAAAACAGTGGCAACATGCGGTTATTGTCGATGACAGCGGCCCGCTGACAACACTGGCCATGCCTGAAATTCAGATCAATGTCCGGGTTCCGCGCCCCATGCTGGGTGACAAACTGTATCCGGGACAGATGTTTCAGATCAGATTTAACAGAATTGACCCTCTCACCAATGAGCTTAGGGTTGTTGAAGCTATGGAAGAATAA
- a CDS encoding DNA polymerase III, delta prime subunit, with the protein MFTGIRETASRQGIVLPRFAKLAEQPPQCLLIEGGSTQDRLDMARYWACLLNCESGGDPCGSCQPCQQIADNAFNDFLLIDREEDEKTGKVKQDISVESIRELLPVWGQPPHGRGTRVTVVVEAQHLNGNSANALLKTLEEPRPGNVFVLTAPQRERLLETLVSRSWVITLAWPTGTENSPDVAEWVRGMVEFWRSGQGWFSRTSAKGALDKEMGLKVVIGCQRELKNALINPRLTSAADALSGLFDAKGLRRLDLVLGKAQESLNYNVNPALVLDWVCTAAMPRKRR; encoded by the coding sequence ATGTTCACAGGTATTCGAGAGACTGCATCAAGGCAGGGAATAGTTCTGCCCCGGTTTGCCAAGTTGGCTGAGCAGCCTCCGCAATGCCTGCTGATTGAAGGTGGAAGCACGCAGGACAGGCTTGATATGGCCCGTTACTGGGCTTGCCTGCTGAATTGTGAAAGCGGGGGAGACCCTTGCGGAAGCTGTCAGCCCTGTCAGCAGATTGCTGATAATGCCTTCAATGATTTCCTGCTCATCGACCGTGAGGAAGATGAAAAGACCGGCAAGGTCAAACAGGATATCTCAGTAGAATCAATTCGCGAACTTCTTCCGGTCTGGGGCCAGCCGCCCCATGGCCGGGGAACCCGCGTTACTGTCGTAGTAGAAGCCCAGCATTTGAATGGAAATTCTGCTAATGCGCTCCTCAAGACCCTTGAGGAACCCCGTCCGGGTAATGTCTTTGTCCTTACCGCACCGCAGAGAGAACGGCTTCTGGAAACACTCGTTTCCCGTAGCTGGGTAATTACACTTGCGTGGCCCACCGGAACTGAAAACAGTCCTGATGTGGCCGAGTGGGTGCGTGGAATGGTTGAATTCTGGCGTTCCGGTCAGGGATGGTTTTCCCGGACTTCTGCAAAAGGGGCACTGGACAAGGAGATGGGCCTTAAAGTGGTCATAGGTTGTCAGCGTGAGCTTAAGAACGCTCTGATCAACCCCCGTCTGACCTCCGCAGCTGATGCGCTCTCCGGCCTGTTTGACGCCAAAGGGCTGCGCAGGCTTGATCTTGTGCTGGGCAAAGCTCAGGAATCTCTTAATTACAATGTTAATCCCGCACTTGTTCTTGACTGGGTCTGCACCGCAGCTATGCCTCGTAAGAGGAGATAG
- a CDS encoding IMP cyclohydrolase has translation MSDLKKMYKTLQQDPFPADMTVTLGEQKLTFKKRTWDIEGETKGLRYGENPDQPAALYELVSGGLEYDGIKFRGEGQGLVSALTEEHMIQAGKHPGKTNLTDVDNALNILQYLTAKPAAVILKHNNPCGAAWSDEGVGTALRNAFQADRIAAFGGAIVVNRPLTMEAAEVIDSAYFEVVAAPAFEKGTLEVLKKRKNLRILQIPGINDLENLLGQPFLDVKSLMDGGMVIQFSFRNRILSAEDFIPATAEKDGSSYSARTPSKQEADDLLFAWAVEAGVTSNSVIFAKDGVTTAIGTGEQDRVGCVELAITKARTKYADGLTFEKFQMSLFELKLKAIKDEQAAADLAEIEKAAVEAQAGLKGSVLVSDGFFPFRDGVDLCMAQGITAIAQPGGSIRDHEIIQAVNEASPQVAMVFTGQRSFKH, from the coding sequence ATGAGCGATCTTAAAAAAATGTACAAAACTCTCCAGCAGGATCCTTTTCCTGCTGATATGACTGTAACCCTCGGGGAGCAGAAACTTACCTTCAAAAAAAGAACATGGGATATTGAAGGCGAAACCAAAGGACTGCGCTATGGTGAAAACCCTGATCAACCGGCAGCTCTTTACGAACTGGTTTCCGGCGGTCTGGAATATGACGGCATCAAATTTCGCGGAGAAGGACAGGGTCTGGTTTCCGCTCTTACTGAAGAGCACATGATTCAAGCTGGTAAACACCCCGGTAAAACCAACCTTACCGATGTTGATAATGCCCTGAACATCCTTCAGTATCTTACTGCCAAGCCCGCTGCTGTTATCCTCAAGCATAACAACCCCTGCGGCGCAGCCTGGTCTGACGAAGGCGTAGGCACTGCTCTGCGCAACGCTTTTCAGGCTGACCGCATTGCAGCCTTTGGCGGCGCAATTGTTGTCAACCGTCCCCTGACTATGGAAGCTGCCGAAGTTATCGATAGCGCATATTTTGAAGTTGTCGCTGCTCCCGCATTTGAAAAAGGGACACTTGAAGTTCTTAAAAAACGCAAAAACCTGCGTATTCTCCAGATCCCCGGTATCAATGATCTGGAAAATCTTCTGGGTCAGCCTTTCCTTGACGTCAAGTCCCTTATGGACGGCGGCATGGTTATCCAGTTTTCTTTCCGCAACCGCATTCTCAGCGCTGAAGATTTTATCCCCGCCACCGCAGAAAAAGATGGTTCCAGCTACAGCGCCCGAACTCCTTCTAAACAGGAAGCGGATGACCTTCTGTTCGCATGGGCGGTTGAGGCAGGCGTTACTTCAAACTCTGTAATCTTTGCTAAAGACGGCGTAACCACCGCCATCGGTACAGGTGAACAGGATCGCGTCGGATGTGTCGAGCTGGCTATCACCAAAGCCCGCACCAAATATGCAGACGGTCTTACTTTTGAAAAGTTCCAGATGTCACTTTTTGAGCTCAAGCTCAAGGCTATCAAAGATGAGCAGGCTGCTGCTGATCTCGCTGAAATAGAAAAGGCTGCTGTTGAAGCTCAAGCCGGACTTAAAGGGTCTGTACTGGTTTCAGACGGTTTCTTCCCGTTCCGTGACGGCGTAGATCTGTGCATGGCGCAAGGCATCACTGCTATCGCCCAGCCCGGCGGCTCCATCAGAGATCACGAAATCATTCAGGCTGTGAACGAAGCCAGCCCGCAGGTTGCAATGGTTTTCACAGGACAGCGTTCTTTTAAACATTAA
- a CDS encoding adenylosuccinate synthase yields MSNTVIVGTQWGDEGKGKIVDMLAENAGAIVRFQGGNNAGHTLVVEGEQCILHLIPSGVLHEGKKCLIGNGVVLDPEVFLKEIDGLAAKGIDVSPERMVISKKAQIIMAYHKLMDNCRESVKSEDSKIGTTGRGIGPCYEDKMSRVGIRAADLADLKLLRKKIEVGLQEKNVLFENLFKTEALDPEKVYQDLLPIAERIVPYLGDVSGVIQDMNAEGKMVLFEGAQGVHLDIDHGTYPFVTSSNVVSGNAAAGAGCGPRQLERIIGICKAYTTRVGSGPFATELFDEVGKTLQKNGHEFGATTGRKRRCGWLDMVILRETARLCDLTEFALTKLDVLSGLKDINICVAYEYRGEKVDYPPQEENSMAEVKPVYETMPGWTEDITTARSYDDLPEAARNYIARIEELSGVKVGIVSVGPDRAQTIVRN; encoded by the coding sequence ATGTCTAATACTGTGATCGTTGGAACCCAATGGGGTGACGAAGGCAAAGGTAAAATCGTCGATATGCTCGCTGAAAATGCAGGGGCTATTGTACGTTTTCAGGGTGGAAACAATGCAGGACATACTCTTGTTGTTGAAGGAGAGCAGTGTATCCTGCACCTCATTCCATCCGGAGTGCTTCACGAAGGTAAAAAGTGTCTTATCGGCAACGGAGTAGTACTGGACCCCGAAGTTTTCCTGAAGGAAATCGATGGACTTGCTGCAAAGGGTATTGATGTTTCCCCTGAGCGTATGGTTATCAGTAAGAAAGCTCAGATCATCATGGCTTACCATAAGCTGATGGATAATTGCCGTGAGTCAGTTAAGTCAGAAGACAGCAAAATCGGTACTACCGGACGTGGTATCGGCCCTTGCTATGAAGATAAGATGAGTCGTGTGGGTATCCGTGCAGCGGATCTTGCTGACCTCAAACTTCTGCGTAAAAAGATTGAAGTCGGTTTACAGGAAAAGAATGTTCTTTTTGAAAATCTTTTCAAAACAGAAGCTCTTGATCCTGAAAAAGTTTATCAGGATCTTCTGCCCATAGCTGAAAGAATTGTTCCCTACTTAGGTGATGTCTCCGGCGTAATTCAGGATATGAATGCAGAAGGCAAGATGGTCCTATTTGAAGGAGCACAAGGCGTGCACCTTGATATCGATCACGGAACCTATCCTTTTGTAACTTCCTCCAATGTTGTATCAGGTAATGCTGCCGCCGGCGCAGGGTGTGGCCCCCGCCAGCTTGAACGCATCATCGGTATTTGCAAAGCTTATACTACAAGAGTGGGAAGCGGTCCTTTTGCCACCGAACTTTTTGATGAAGTCGGCAAGACATTGCAGAAAAACGGTCACGAGTTCGGCGCAACAACCGGACGTAAACGCCGTTGCGGATGGCTCGATATGGTCATTCTGCGTGAAACAGCAAGACTTTGCGACCTCACTGAATTTGCGTTGACCAAACTGGACGTTCTTTCCGGTCTTAAAGACATCAACATCTGCGTTGCTTACGAGTATCGCGGTGAAAAAGTTGATTATCCTCCGCAGGAAGAGAACAGCATGGCTGAAGTAAAGCCTGTTTACGAAACCATGCCCGGCTGGACTGAGGATATCACCACAGCACGCAGCTATGATGATCTTCCAGAGGCCGCTAGAAATTATATTGCACGTATTGAAGAACTCTCCGGAGTTAAAGTCGGTATCGTCTCAGTCGGTCCTGACCGTGCTCAGACAATAGTTAGAAATTAG
- the plsY gene encoding glycerol-3-phosphate 1-O-acyltransferase PlsY yields the protein MLWIFWLVFAYFLGSIPFGLFIGKICCNIDIRTEGSKSTGATNVARLCGFKYGMTALILDIAKGFIPVLMASQYSHNWLFLSLVALSAVIGHVFSMFMDMKGGKAVATTIGVFLVLAPAATFWAVALCAAVIFLSGYVSMGSLTLAITLPVFALITGSVGAVPLGCILTLMLFWTHRSNISRLAKGEEISWKKK from the coding sequence ATGCTCTGGATATTCTGGCTGGTTTTTGCATATTTTCTGGGATCTATTCCCTTCGGGCTTTTCATCGGCAAGATCTGTTGCAACATCGACATCCGCACAGAAGGAAGCAAAAGCACCGGTGCTACCAACGTAGCCCGCCTTTGCGGATTTAAATACGGTATGACTGCACTTATTCTTGATATTGCCAAAGGATTCATTCCTGTACTCATGGCTTCCCAGTACAGCCACAACTGGCTGTTCCTGTCTTTGGTTGCCCTGTCCGCAGTAATTGGACATGTCTTCTCTATGTTCATGGATATGAAAGGTGGAAAGGCCGTTGCTACAACAATCGGTGTGTTTCTAGTACTCGCCCCAGCGGCAACATTCTGGGCTGTAGCTCTTTGCGCTGCTGTTATCTTTCTTTCCGGCTATGTATCGATGGGATCGCTCACTCTTGCGATCACCCTGCCCGTTTTTGCATTGATTACCGGCTCCGTCGGGGCTGTTCCTCTGGGCTGCATTTTGACTCTCATGCTCTTCTGGACTCACAGATCGAACATCAGCCGCCTTGCTAAAGGTGAAGAAATATCATGGAAAAAGAAATAA
- a CDS encoding transglycosylase SLT domain-containing protein, translated as MPSTIRVAAVDIERVFPKLSPWGPGFDLELLQEFAAYSGTELEMTPFATHDEAFEALARGQADIMLASGYNPDNLSPTIPVIAGPVYEESPALMLHNIRRFELRTPFELCDQDIFVPNHSDLLQIFDNLKEQLACSPNLLTNQNSTHLASLMEYNSNKNVRFHLVEAGAFKPIQPFLHRLRVTDNFGDDLQYRWYLRDDVQGLNRAIEDYWHMITSNGTIADKREMYFGFIPEETDFYDLYTFRKNIREKLPLYKKHILSASRKYNIDPLFLAAVMYQESHFNPLARSKTGVRGLMQLTTDTADLLKLTSRLDPQQSITGGAKYLRFLWDKLESRDVDGWDRWLFTLAAYNQGLGHVYDAIDTASYIGKDPGSWRSLKQVFPLLTRTKYHSNTRYGYTRGYEAVDYVDSIRYYYYIMKGLAVLPGLEAQYLAPFVTGTVSFSR; from the coding sequence TTGCCAAGCACCATCAGGGTTGCTGCTGTCGATATTGAACGGGTTTTCCCCAAATTATCACCCTGGGGACCGGGGTTTGATCTGGAGTTACTTCAGGAGTTCGCGGCTTACAGCGGAACCGAGCTGGAAATGACTCCTTTTGCCACCCACGATGAAGCTTTTGAAGCACTTGCCAGAGGGCAGGCTGACATTATGCTTGCCAGCGGTTACAATCCGGACAACCTGTCCCCGACAATTCCTGTTATTGCCGGCCCTGTCTATGAAGAAAGTCCAGCTCTGATGCTGCACAACATCCGCAGATTTGAACTGCGCACACCTTTTGAACTTTGCGATCAAGATATCTTTGTTCCCAATCACTCCGACCTGCTGCAAATTTTCGACAATCTCAAAGAACAGCTTGCATGCTCGCCGAACCTGCTGACAAACCAAAACTCCACGCACCTTGCTTCCCTGATGGAATATAACAGCAACAAAAATGTGCGTTTCCATTTAGTTGAAGCCGGAGCCTTCAAACCCATTCAACCATTTCTTCACCGCTTACGGGTAACCGACAACTTCGGCGATGACCTGCAGTACAGGTGGTATCTACGCGATGACGTTCAGGGATTAAATAGAGCCATAGAAGACTACTGGCATATGATCACTTCCAACGGAACCATTGCCGACAAACGTGAAATGTATTTTGGATTCATTCCTGAAGAGACAGACTTTTACGACCTGTACACCTTCCGCAAAAATATCCGGGAAAAACTTCCTCTGTATAAAAAACACATCCTCAGTGCTTCCCGAAAATATAATATAGACCCTCTGTTCCTTGCAGCTGTCATGTATCAGGAATCTCATTTCAACCCGCTTGCACGCAGTAAAACCGGAGTTCGCGGCCTGATGCAGCTGACCACCGACACGGCCGACCTGCTGAAACTGACCAGCAGGCTCGACCCGCAACAGTCTATTACCGGCGGGGCAAAATATTTAAGATTCCTGTGGGATAAGCTGGAAAGCCGGGATGTGGACGGCTGGGACCGCTGGCTGTTTACCCTTGCGGCCTACAATCAGGGGCTTGGACACGTATATGATGCCATTGATACCGCTTCTTATATCGGAAAAGATCCAGGTTCATGGCGGTCGCTTAAACAAGTTTTCCCGCTCCTGACCAGAACAAAATATCACTCCAATACACGCTACGGCTACACAAGAGGCTATGAAGCCGTAGATTACGTAGACAGCATCCGCTACTACTATTATATTATGAAAGGGCTAGCTGTCCTCCCGGGGCTTGAGGCGCAATACCTTGCTCCTTTTGTCACCGGAACGGTTTCGTTTTCCCGCTGA
- a CDS encoding ATP-binding response regulator produces the protein MQKSDIFNDDELLFSGEESEEVVLEPVDPWLVLIVDDEPDIHSMTKMVLGDYIFEGRSLEFISAYTGEESLGVMGENTDIAVVLLDVVMETNTAGLEVAGQIRDMLNNQFIRIILRTGQPGYAPEYKVITELDINDYWQKAELTSQRLTTSMTTALRSYRDLRKIEQNRVSLAQLAMSVAHQIRNRTMTINGFANLASRKLGPQSEAAEYLATISEESGRLEKIVDSVSSFAAISSCDHSEVDIKIAAEEVLSDIKIFAATFSKKVDIDVQLEHVLIDAKPDLFKKVLEELLKNAVLFSDEENPLVKLVVRADSDVCSIDVIDNGSGVDAVDLPYIFDPFFTKHPEAVGMGLSIVNRIVSGYNWSVNVLESDSGGAVFSLRIPL, from the coding sequence ATGCAGAAATCTGATATTTTCAATGACGATGAGCTTCTTTTTTCCGGCGAGGAGAGTGAAGAGGTTGTACTTGAGCCGGTTGATCCTTGGCTGGTGCTCATTGTTGATGATGAACCAGATATTCATTCCATGACCAAAATGGTGCTCGGAGATTATATTTTCGAGGGACGCAGCCTGGAATTTATCAGTGCTTATACCGGCGAGGAATCGCTTGGTGTAATGGGGGAAAATACTGATATTGCTGTGGTGCTTCTTGACGTGGTTATGGAAACCAATACAGCCGGTCTTGAAGTGGCAGGTCAAATTCGGGATATGCTCAATAATCAATTTATCCGTATCATTTTGAGAACAGGGCAACCCGGCTATGCTCCGGAATATAAAGTTATAACTGAGCTTGATATTAATGATTACTGGCAGAAAGCGGAGCTTACTTCGCAACGTTTAACAACTTCCATGACTACAGCTTTGCGGTCTTACCGTGATTTACGCAAAATTGAACAGAATCGAGTCAGTCTTGCGCAACTGGCTATGTCTGTAGCACATCAGATACGAAACAGGACAATGACTATAAACGGTTTTGCAAATCTTGCTTCGCGTAAGCTCGGGCCGCAGTCAGAAGCTGCCGAGTATCTGGCGACTATTTCCGAAGAATCAGGCCGGCTTGAGAAGATTGTGGATAGCGTTTCTTCTTTTGCAGCCATAAGCAGTTGTGATCATTCAGAAGTCGATATTAAAATTGCGGCAGAAGAAGTTTTGTCTGATATCAAAATTTTTGCTGCCACCTTTAGCAAAAAGGTGGATATAGATGTCCAGCTTGAGCATGTTTTAATTGATGCAAAGCCGGACCTTTTTAAAAAGGTGCTTGAGGAATTATTGAAAAATGCAGTACTTTTCAGTGATGAAGAAAATCCTCTTGTAAAGCTGGTTGTCAGAGCTGATTCAGATGTATGCAGCATAGATGTTATTGATAACGGTTCCGGGGTTGATGCTGTAGATTTACCATATATTTTTGATCCTTTTTTTACCAAACATCCGGAAGCCGTAGGTATGGGATTAAGTATAGTTAACCGCATTGTAAGCGGTTACAACTGGTCTGTTAATGTTCTGGAGTCTGATAGCGGTGGAGCTGTTTTCTCTTTAAGAATTCCATTATGA